A part of Misgurnus anguillicaudatus chromosome 6, ASM2758022v2, whole genome shotgun sequence genomic DNA contains:
- the LOC129434115 gene encoding transcriptional enhancer factor TEF-3 encodes MYGRNELIARYIKLRTGKTRTRKQVSSHIQVLARRKAREIQVKLKDQAAKDKALHSMSSMSSAQIISATAFQNKMALQGLSRPAYPTAAGFWHGALAGQPTGPEDIKPFSQPNFVMQASGPPSITGYESTTGLSMSSNTPPWQGRSIAGSKLRMLEFSAFLEQPQDPETVNKHLFVHIGQCNPTYSDPYLEAVDIRQIYDKFPEKKGGLKELFEKGPVNAFFLVKFWADLSINLQDDSSFFYGVSSQYESTENMIITSSTKVCSFGKQVVEKVETEYARFENGRYVFRIHRSPLCEYMINFIHKLKHLPEKYMMNSVLENFTILQVVTNRDTLETLLCIAYVFEVSTSEHGAQHHIYRLVKD; translated from the exons GTGTCAAGTCACATTCAGGTGCTGGCGCGTCGAAAGGCTCGGGAAATTCAGGTGAAACTCAAG GATCAAGCAGCCAAAGATAAAGCTCTCCATAGTATGTCCAGCATGTCTTCAGCCCAGATCATCTCAGCTACGGCGTTTCAGAATAAGATGGCCCTGCAGGGTCTCTCACGGCCGGCCTACCCGACAGCTGCTGGG TTTTGGCATGGAGCTCTCGCGGGACAACCCACAGGTCCAGAAGA CATCAAGCCATTTTCCCAACCAAATTTCGTCATGCAGGCTTCCGGCCCTCCATCTATTACAG GTTATGAAAGCACTACAGGTCTGTCCATGTCCTCGAACACACCGCCCTGGCAGGGTCGCAGCATCGCCGGCTCCAAACTCCGCATGCTGGAGTTCTCAGCGTTTCTGGAGCAACCTCAGGATCCAGAGACT GTTAACAAACATCTGTTTGTACACATCGGTCAGTGCAACCCCACATACAGTGACCCGTATCTAGAAGCCGTGGACATTCGACAAATCTACGACAAATTTCCAGAGAAGAAAGGCGGACTGAAGGAGCTGTTTGAGAAAGGACCTGTTAACGCTTTCTTTCTTGTGAAATTCTGG GCAGATCTTTCTATAAACCTCCAGGACGACAGCAGTTTCTTCTACGGTGTATCGAGTCAATACGAGAGCACAGAAAATATGATTATTACCTCCTCGACTAAAGTCTGCTCATTCGGGAAACAGGTGGTGGAAAAGGTTGAG ACGGAATACGCACGCTTCGAGAACGGCAGATATGTCTTCAGAATTCATCGTTCACCGCTGTGTGAATACATGATCAACTTTATTCATAAACTCAAACATCTGCCAGAGAAATACATGATGAACAGCGTACTCGAAAACTTCACCATTCTGCAG GTGGTAACCAACAGAGACACATTAGAAACCTTGCTATGCATCGCTTACGTATTTGAAGTCTCGACTAGTGAACACGGAGCACAACATCATATCTACAGATTAGTGAAAGACTGA